The following are encoded together in the Acidovorax sp. KKS102 genome:
- a CDS encoding DUF3299 domain-containing protein: MPRTLNPLSVTGQMARLACIAAALALAGGAHAQQGAATKPAPGAFERAKEGAAAAPVLSSPLPAGAGTAVPAGSGAGYHSPNSPIAPLPQRNDVVPWSVLTDLSKKTTKDGILPVFNDAQKDMDKTTQRIQGFMVPLDAKPTQTHFILTSVPLTCSFCTPGGPESMVEVKAKTPVRYSLEPVVVEGKFTVLPNDQYGLYYRVVDAVPVK, translated from the coding sequence ATGCCCCGCACCTTGAACCCCTTGTCCGTCACCGGCCAAATGGCTCGCCTGGCTTGTATTGCCGCCGCGCTGGCTCTGGCAGGCGGTGCACATGCGCAGCAAGGCGCCGCCACCAAGCCCGCGCCAGGCGCTTTTGAGCGCGCCAAGGAAGGCGCGGCGGCGGCGCCGGTGTTGTCGTCACCCCTGCCTGCGGGCGCGGGCACCGCCGTGCCAGCGGGGTCGGGTGCGGGCTACCACAGCCCCAACAGCCCGATTGCGCCGCTGCCCCAACGCAACGACGTGGTGCCCTGGTCGGTGCTGACCGACCTGAGCAAGAAAACCACCAAGGACGGCATCCTGCCCGTGTTCAACGATGCCCAGAAGGACATGGACAAGACCACGCAGCGCATCCAGGGCTTCATGGTGCCGCTGGATGCCAAGCCGACGCAGACGCACTTCATCCTCACCTCCGTGCCGCTGACCTGCTCGTTCTGCACGCCGGGCGGGCCCGAGAGCATGGTCGAAGTCAAGGCCAAGACGCCCGTGCGCTATTCGCTGGAGCCCGTGGTGGTGGAAGGCAAGTTCACCGTGCTCCCCAATGACCAATATGGCCTGTACTACCGCGTGGTGGACGCGGTGCCGGTGAAATAA
- the modB gene encoding molybdate ABC transporter permease subunit, with product MPLGPEALQAVWLTLQLATLTTLVLLLIATPLAWWLSQTQSWWKGPVGAFVTLPLVLPPSVLGFYLLVAMGPAGPLGQFTQAMGWGLLSFTFTGLVIGSVVFSMPFAVQPLQHAFESMGRRPMEVAATLRASPVDAFFTVALPQARTGLLTAAILSFAHTVGEFGVVLMIGGNIPGKTRVVSTQIYGHVEAMEYAQAHWLAGGMVLFSFVVLLCLALLKNRGSRVLP from the coding sequence ATGCCCCTGGGCCCTGAAGCACTGCAAGCCGTCTGGCTGACCCTGCAGCTCGCCACCCTCACCACCCTCGTGCTGCTGCTGATCGCCACGCCGCTGGCCTGGTGGCTGTCGCAAACGCAGTCCTGGTGGAAGGGGCCGGTGGGCGCCTTCGTGACCCTGCCGCTGGTGCTGCCTCCCTCGGTGCTTGGCTTTTACTTGCTGGTGGCCATGGGGCCCGCCGGGCCGCTGGGGCAGTTCACGCAGGCCATGGGCTGGGGTCTGCTGTCGTTCACTTTTACCGGGTTGGTGATTGGCTCGGTGGTGTTTTCGATGCCGTTTGCGGTGCAGCCGCTGCAGCACGCTTTCGAGTCCATGGGCCGCCGCCCGATGGAAGTGGCCGCCACCCTGCGAGCCAGCCCGGTGGATGCGTTTTTCACGGTGGCTTTGCCGCAGGCCCGCACCGGCCTGCTCACCGCAGCCATCCTGAGTTTTGCCCACACGGTGGGGGAGTTTGGCGTGGTGCTGATGATTGGCGGCAACATCCCGGGCAAGACACGGGTGGTCTCCACCCAGATCTACGGCCATGTGGAGGCCATGGAATACGCCCAGGCGCACTGGCTGGCGGGCGGCATGGTGCTGTTCTCGTTCGTGGTGCTGCTGTGTCTGGCGCTGCTCAAGAACCGTGGCTCGCGGGTGCTGCCATGA
- a CDS encoding TonB-dependent receptor domain-containing protein: MTHTFSTHRFVSRRARPALHPVALATLLALSGTSVATQAQTAPVPAAAADAAPSLPAVTVSASGLQLGASDMTTPATVLEGDELVRRREATLGETLNSEPGITSSHFGAGASRPIIRGMDGPRVKVLSDGAELHDASTISPDHAVVSEPLLATQIEVLRGPSALVYGNGAVGGVVNVLDGKVPTAIPQKGYEGSAELRANSGAGEGAGAFSLTGGAGNLAVHVEGVARDAGDYRVGKGWSGGSKVLGSFNRTDTGSVGLSWVGDQGYLGAAYTRQTAKYGLPGHNHSFDGCHTHGDHLHCGAHADDETDGHDHDHDAAAGDVPVVDLRSERFDVRGELRNPFAGFSALRLRAGVTDYKHDEVEDGAISTTFKNKAYDTRVELQHEPIGGFKGVIGLQTSQRKFSAEGEEAYVQPTVTRKTGLFVLEEYRWNDWRFEAALRHDRQTAEAQTSGIERSHNGTSASLGAVWKFTPGYQVGTSFTRASRAPSAEELYAQGLHMATSTYERGNADLRSEISQNIDVSLKKTSGDTTFGVSVFRNRINNYIYGRTLDELDGLQLLQYSQADATFTGIEGQVRQRLTRNLGITLFGDTVRAKLDGGGLLPRIPATRAGIRLDANWQAWEGQVEWVQVARQNRVADFETATPGYGMLNLGVSYNGQFSSGTPWQVYLKANNLTDRLAYAHTSFIKTAAPLMGRNITLGVKVAF; encoded by the coding sequence ATGACCCACACCTTTTCTACCCACCGCTTTGTTTCTCGCCGCGCCCGTCCGGCCCTCCACCCCGTGGCCCTGGCAACCCTGCTGGCGCTGTCGGGCACCAGCGTTGCCACCCAGGCGCAGACTGCGCCCGTGCCCGCTGCCGCGGCGGACGCCGCACCCAGCCTGCCCGCTGTCACCGTGTCGGCCAGCGGCCTGCAATTGGGCGCCAGCGACATGACCACCCCCGCCACCGTGCTGGAAGGCGATGAACTGGTGCGCCGGCGCGAGGCCACGCTGGGCGAAACGCTGAACAGCGAGCCCGGCATCACCAGCAGCCACTTTGGCGCCGGTGCCAGCCGCCCCATCATCCGCGGCATGGACGGCCCGCGCGTCAAGGTGCTGAGCGATGGCGCCGAGCTGCACGACGCCTCCACCATCAGCCCCGACCACGCCGTGGTGTCCGAGCCGCTGCTGGCCACGCAGATCGAGGTGCTGCGCGGCCCCTCGGCCCTGGTCTATGGCAACGGCGCCGTGGGCGGCGTGGTCAACGTGCTGGACGGCAAGGTGCCCACCGCCATCCCGCAAAAGGGCTACGAAGGCAGCGCCGAGCTGCGCGCCAACTCGGGGGCGGGAGAGGGCGCTGGAGCCTTCTCACTGACCGGCGGTGCGGGCAACCTGGCTGTGCACGTAGAGGGCGTGGCGCGGGATGCGGGCGACTACCGCGTGGGCAAGGGCTGGTCGGGCGGCAGCAAAGTGCTGGGCAGCTTCAACCGCACGGACACCGGCAGCGTGGGCCTGTCGTGGGTGGGCGACCAGGGCTACCTGGGTGCGGCCTACACCCGCCAGACCGCCAAATACGGCCTGCCTGGTCACAACCACAGCTTTGACGGCTGCCACACCCATGGCGACCACCTGCACTGCGGCGCCCATGCGGACGACGAAACCGACGGCCATGACCACGACCATGACGCTGCGGCAGGCGATGTGCCGGTGGTGGACCTGCGTAGCGAACGCTTTGACGTGCGGGGCGAGCTGCGCAACCCGTTTGCGGGCTTCTCGGCACTGCGGCTGCGGGCGGGTGTCACCGACTACAAACACGACGAAGTCGAAGACGGCGCCATCAGCACGACCTTCAAGAACAAGGCCTACGACACACGCGTGGAGCTGCAACACGAGCCCATCGGCGGCTTCAAGGGCGTGATCGGCCTGCAGACCTCGCAGCGCAAGTTCAGCGCCGAGGGCGAGGAGGCCTATGTGCAGCCCACCGTGACCCGCAAGACAGGCCTCTTCGTGCTGGAGGAGTACCGCTGGAATGACTGGCGCTTTGAAGCCGCCCTGCGTCACGACCGCCAGACGGCCGAAGCCCAGACCAGCGGCATCGAGCGCAGCCACAACGGCACGTCGGCATCGCTGGGCGCGGTGTGGAAGTTCACGCCGGGCTACCAGGTGGGCACCTCGTTCACCCGCGCCAGCCGTGCCCCGTCGGCCGAAGAGCTGTACGCCCAAGGCCTGCACATGGCCACCAGCACCTACGAACGCGGCAATGCCGACCTGCGCTCCGAAATCTCGCAGAACATCGATGTCAGCCTGAAGAAGACCAGTGGCGACACCACCTTTGGCGTGAGCGTGTTCCGCAACCGCATCAACAACTACATCTATGGCCGCACCCTGGATGAACTGGACGGCTTGCAGCTGCTGCAATACAGCCAAGCCGACGCCACCTTCACCGGCATCGAAGGCCAGGTGCGCCAGCGCCTCACGCGCAATCTGGGCATCACGCTGTTTGGCGACACCGTGCGCGCCAAGCTGGACGGCGGTGGCCTGCTGCCGCGCATCCCGGCCACTCGCGCAGGTATCCGCCTAGATGCCAACTGGCAGGCGTGGGAAGGGCAGGTTGAATGGGTGCAGGTGGCCCGCCAGAACCGCGTGGCCGACTTTGAAACCGCCACGCCCGGCTACGGCATGCTGAACCTTGGCGTAAGCTACAACGGCCAGTTCAGCAGCGGTACCCCCTGGCAGGTGTACCTGAAGGCCAACAACCTGACGGACCGCCTGGCCTATGCACACACCTCGTTCATCAAGACCGCTGCGCCGCTGATGGGCCGCAACATCACGCTGGGGGTGAAGGTGGCGTTCTGA
- a CDS encoding FtsX-like permease family protein yields the protein MNSGVFKLARLSWHYLWSRPLAAVLNLLVLTLGLAAITLVLLVATQLDKAFERDLSGIDLVVGAKGSPLQLILAGVFHIDVPTGNIPLQEVQTLQKNPLVAQVIPLSLGDSYQGFRIVGTTPDYITHYAATLAEGALWQQPMDAVLGASVARGIVKASHQGAPLVGATFIGSHGLGGGGHAHGDHPYRVSGVLAPCGCVLDRLILTSTESVWMVHETATANDAEDLEILKEEREVTVALVRYRTPMAAITLPRLINGGTSMQAAAPAIEVTRLLRLLGVGADVLRAFGGVLLAVAALSVFIALWNAVRERRADLAMLRMLGAPPGRVAGLVLWEALWLAALASMLGLLLGHGLAQVLGWALQAQGLLPVTGWIWLPAEAGVPLLAAGVAALAALLPAMQAYRTDVADLLSQP from the coding sequence ATGAATTCAGGAGTATTCAAGCTCGCCCGCCTGTCCTGGCACTACCTCTGGTCCCGCCCGCTGGCGGCCGTGCTCAACCTGCTGGTGCTCACGCTGGGCCTGGCCGCCATCACGCTGGTGCTGCTGGTGGCCACGCAGCTCGACAAGGCGTTCGAGCGCGACCTGAGCGGCATCGACCTGGTGGTGGGCGCCAAGGGAAGCCCGCTGCAGCTCATCCTGGCGGGCGTGTTCCACATCGACGTGCCCACGGGCAACATCCCGCTGCAAGAGGTGCAGACGCTGCAGAAGAATCCACTGGTGGCGCAGGTCATCCCGCTCAGCCTGGGTGACAGCTACCAGGGCTTCCGCATCGTGGGCACCACGCCGGACTACATCACGCACTACGCGGCCACGCTGGCCGAAGGCGCGCTGTGGCAGCAGCCCATGGACGCGGTGCTGGGCGCCAGCGTGGCGCGTGGCATTGTGAAAGCCAGCCACCAAGGCGCGCCGCTGGTCGGCGCCACCTTCATCGGCAGCCATGGCCTGGGTGGAGGAGGGCATGCGCACGGCGACCACCCCTATCGCGTGAGCGGCGTGCTCGCGCCCTGCGGCTGTGTGCTGGACCGGCTGATCCTGACCAGCACCGAATCCGTCTGGATGGTGCACGAGACCGCCACAGCCAACGATGCCGAAGACCTGGAAATTCTGAAGGAAGAGCGCGAGGTGACTGTGGCGCTGGTGCGCTACCGCACGCCCATGGCGGCCATCACGTTGCCGCGCCTGATCAACGGTGGCACATCGATGCAGGCGGCGGCGCCCGCCATCGAGGTCACACGCTTGCTGCGCTTGCTGGGCGTGGGCGCCGACGTGTTGCGCGCCTTTGGCGGCGTGCTGCTGGCCGTGGCCGCGCTCAGTGTGTTCATCGCCTTGTGGAATGCCGTGCGCGAGCGCCGCGCCGACTTGGCCATGCTGCGCATGCTGGGCGCGCCCCCGGGCCGCGTGGCTGGGCTGGTGCTGTGGGAGGCGCTGTGGCTGGCCGCGCTCGCCTCCATGCTGGGGCTGCTGCTGGGCCACGGGCTGGCGCAGGTCTTGGGTTGGGCCTTGCAGGCGCAAGGTTTGCTGCCCGTGACGGGCTGGATCTGGCTACCCGCCGAAGCCGGGGTGCCGCTGCTGGCCGCAGGCGTGGCGGCTTTGGCCGCGCTGCTGCCGGCCATGCAGGCCTACCGGACCGATGTGGCCGACTTGCTCAGCCAGCCATGA
- the modC gene encoding molybdenum ABC transporter ATP-binding protein, protein MSAPGDLRIRLALPRADFELDVDLHLPGSGITVLFGASGSGKTSVLRCVAGLERARPGLVAVAGEVWQDDAAQVFLPTHQRALGYVFQEASLFEHLNVLGNLRYGLKRARSAQAAATLQAAIELLGISRLLQRRPGQLSGGERQRVAIARALATSPRLLLLDEPMAALDLARRQEIMPWLERLRDELHIPMLYVTHSADELARLADHLVVLEGGQVKAAGPVDQVLSSVQLPVVLGDDAGALLRGQVLERDTAWHLARVGFAGGAMWLRDSGLPVGQTVRLRVLARDVSLTVQEPMQTSIQNHLPCVIDSIAPDAHPSQALVRLRCGESFLLARVTHRSLHALGVAPGSAVWAQVKSVAIVP, encoded by the coding sequence ATGAGTGCGCCCGGCGACCTGCGCATCCGGCTCGCGCTGCCGCGTGCCGACTTTGAACTGGACGTGGACCTGCACCTGCCCGGCAGCGGCATCACGGTGCTGTTCGGCGCATCGGGCTCGGGCAAGACCAGCGTTCTGCGGTGTGTGGCGGGGCTGGAGCGCGCACGCCCTGGCCTGGTGGCCGTGGCCGGCGAGGTGTGGCAAGACGATGCCGCCCAGGTGTTTCTGCCCACGCACCAGCGGGCGCTGGGCTATGTGTTCCAGGAGGCCAGCCTGTTCGAGCACCTCAACGTGCTGGGCAACCTGCGGTATGGCCTGAAACGCGCCCGGTCTGCGCAGGCTGCGGCCACGCTGCAGGCCGCCATCGAGCTGCTCGGCATCAGTCGCCTGCTGCAACGCCGGCCGGGTCAGCTCTCGGGCGGCGAACGCCAGCGGGTGGCCATTGCCCGTGCCCTGGCAACCTCCCCCCGCCTGCTGCTGCTGGACGAACCCATGGCCGCTCTCGACCTGGCGCGGCGCCAGGAGATCATGCCCTGGCTGGAGCGCCTGCGCGATGAGCTGCACATCCCCATGCTGTATGTCACGCACTCCGCCGACGAGCTGGCGCGGCTGGCCGACCACCTGGTGGTGCTGGAGGGTGGCCAGGTGAAGGCCGCCGGGCCGGTGGACCAGGTGCTGTCGTCCGTGCAACTGCCGGTGGTGCTGGGCGACGACGCGGGCGCGCTGCTGCGCGGCCAGGTGCTGGAGCGAGACACAGCCTGGCATCTGGCGCGTGTGGGCTTTGCAGGTGGCGCCATGTGGTTGCGCGACAGCGGCCTGCCTGTGGGTCAGACAGTGCGGCTGCGGGTGCTGGCCCGCGACGTGAGCCTGACGGTGCAGGAGCCCATGCAGACCAGCATCCAGAACCACCTGCCCTGCGTGATCGACTCCATAGCACCCGACGCACACCCTTCGCAAGCGCTGGTGCGGCTGCGCTGTGGCGAGTCATTTTTGCTGGCGCGGGTCACCCACCGGTCCTTGCACGCGCTGGGCGTGGCGCCCGGCAGCGCGGTGTGGGCCCAGGTCAAATCGGTGGCGATTGTTCCCTGA
- a CDS encoding TOBE domain-containing protein has protein sequence MSNSSLPLADVLGHEATDKRIDILRRIVEVGSISEAARGAGVSYKAAWQALETLTNLAGVPLVEKVVGGTGGGGAALTPAGQRVLQAAHALAAARQQVLSRLHSDDDAATGRAALALRTSMRNQFPCTVGKLRAVGGQVRVQLLLADGQALHASITRVSAQLLGLKAGLGVLALCKATAVQVAPDRASPAGNAMAGVVRSVARGAAPEVVLQLPSGIQLVGFAAAGTKARAGQQATAVFDESSIVIAATS, from the coding sequence ATGAGCAATTCTTCCCTGCCCCTGGCCGATGTGCTGGGCCACGAGGCCACGGACAAACGCATCGACATCCTGCGCCGCATCGTCGAGGTGGGCTCCATTTCCGAGGCTGCGCGGGGTGCGGGCGTGAGCTACAAGGCCGCCTGGCAGGCGCTGGAGACGCTGACCAACCTGGCCGGGGTGCCACTGGTCGAGAAGGTGGTGGGCGGCACCGGCGGCGGAGGGGCCGCGCTGACCCCGGCAGGCCAGCGGGTGCTGCAGGCCGCCCATGCGCTGGCCGCTGCGCGCCAGCAGGTGCTGAGCCGACTGCACAGCGACGACGATGCGGCGACGGGCCGCGCCGCACTGGCGCTGCGCACCAGCATGCGCAACCAGTTTCCTTGCACCGTGGGCAAGTTGCGGGCCGTGGGCGGGCAGGTGCGTGTGCAGCTGCTGCTGGCGGATGGGCAGGCGCTGCACGCATCCATCACCCGGGTCAGCGCACAGTTGTTGGGTTTGAAGGCCGGGCTGGGTGTGCTGGCGCTGTGCAAGGCAACAGCGGTTCAGGTGGCACCGGACCGGGCCAGTCCCGCAGGCAATGCCATGGCCGGGGTGGTGCGGAGCGTGGCGCGGGGCGCCGCCCCCGAGGTGGTGCTGCAACTGCCCAGTGGCATCCAGCTGGTGGGCTTTGCCGCCGCAGGCACCAAGGCTCGAGCGGGCCAACAAGCCACGGCGGTTTTTGACGAATCCAGCATCGTCATCGCCGCGACTTCTTGA
- the modA gene encoding molybdate ABC transporter substrate-binding protein, with protein sequence MKNSEVTVKRFLLSLATSLAMAFSAHAGEVWVAVAANFTAPMQKIASLFEQDTGHKATLAFGSTGRFYAQIKNGAPFDLLLSADDETPAKLAKEGLAVDASRFTYAIGKLALWSKQPGLVDAQGQVLKSGTFDKIAVADPKLAPYGAAAVEVMTQLGVLNTLRPKFVQGENIAQTHQFVATQNAQLGFVALSQVMADGRLVEGSVWAVPATLYSPLRQDAVLLNKGQGNAAAAALLQYLKGDKARAVIRGFGYEH encoded by the coding sequence ATGAAGAATAGCGAGGTTACCGTGAAACGTTTTCTGTTGTCCCTGGCCACCTCCTTGGCGATGGCGTTTTCAGCCCATGCGGGCGAGGTGTGGGTGGCCGTGGCGGCCAACTTCACGGCCCCCATGCAAAAGATTGCCAGCCTGTTCGAGCAGGACACCGGCCACAAGGCCACGCTGGCTTTTGGCTCTACAGGGCGGTTCTATGCGCAGATCAAGAACGGCGCGCCGTTTGACCTGCTGCTGTCCGCCGACGATGAAACCCCGGCCAAGCTCGCTAAGGAAGGCCTGGCGGTCGATGCCAGCCGCTTTACCTACGCCATTGGCAAGCTGGCGCTGTGGAGCAAGCAGCCCGGCCTGGTGGATGCACAGGGCCAGGTGCTCAAATCCGGCACCTTCGACAAGATCGCAGTGGCCGACCCCAAGCTCGCCCCCTATGGAGCTGCCGCGGTGGAAGTGATGACCCAACTGGGCGTGCTGAACACCCTGCGACCCAAGTTTGTGCAGGGTGAGAACATTGCCCAGACCCATCAGTTTGTCGCGACCCAGAATGCCCAGCTCGGTTTTGTCGCCCTGTCGCAGGTGATGGCCGATGGCCGCCTGGTGGAGGGCTCGGTGTGGGCTGTCCCTGCAACGCTCTACTCCCCTCTGCGCCAGGACGCCGTGCTGCTGAACAAGGGCCAGGGCAACGCCGCGGCGGCCGCGTTGCTGCAATACCTCAAGGGTGACAAGGCGCGGGCGGTGATCCGTGGCTTTGGCTACGAGCACTGA
- a CDS encoding response regulator transcription factor — protein sequence MKLLLVEDDFDLAGALSRSLVARGFEVLCCADGKEALAAARRTAFDVITLDLSLPGLDGLEVLRRLRDGGSTTPVLALTARAAVTDRVAGLEAGADDYLAKPFDLDELVARLRALTRRVGRDGQLRCGALYREPGSGVFYNDALPLELSQRESELLRLLMSRVDRVVSKEELRTQVFANTDEQVQADAVEVVVHRLRKKLVGTNAEIVTLRGVGYLLCDADSMAAYKTDKAEKSEKSEKGGVAR from the coding sequence ATGAAACTGCTGTTGGTCGAGGACGATTTTGATCTGGCTGGCGCCCTGAGCCGCAGCCTGGTGGCGCGTGGGTTCGAGGTGTTGTGCTGTGCCGATGGCAAGGAGGCACTGGCGGCAGCGCGGCGCACCGCGTTTGACGTAATCACGCTCGACCTGTCGCTGCCGGGCCTGGACGGGCTGGAGGTGCTGCGGCGCCTGCGCGATGGCGGCAGCACCACGCCGGTACTGGCATTGACGGCCCGCGCTGCCGTCACAGACCGAGTGGCCGGGCTGGAGGCCGGGGCCGATGACTACCTGGCCAAGCCTTTTGACCTGGACGAACTGGTGGCGCGGCTGCGGGCCCTCACGCGCCGCGTGGGCCGCGACGGGCAGTTGCGCTGCGGGGCGCTGTACCGCGAGCCGGGCAGCGGCGTGTTCTACAACGATGCCTTGCCGCTGGAGCTGTCGCAGCGGGAGTCCGAATTGCTGCGGCTGCTGATGTCACGCGTGGATCGGGTGGTCAGCAAGGAAGAGCTGCGCACCCAGGTGTTTGCCAACACCGATGAGCAGGTGCAAGCCGATGCGGTGGAAGTGGTGGTGCACCGGCTGCGCAAAAAGCTGGTGGGCACCAACGCTGAGATCGTGACCTTGCGCGGCGTGGGCTACCTGCTGTGCGACGCCGACAGCATGGCCGCCTACAAGACGGACAAAGCCGAAAAATCCGAGAAATCCGAAAAAGGCGGGGTGGCCCGGTGA
- a CDS encoding sensor domain-containing diguanylate cyclase — protein sequence MPTTPTPSANLLQLLPEAVVQTDALWEITYLNPAWHKLTGHSVEAALGKSLLEFVHPDDIGTMRSGMPVFRLRFADGDYRWVRLQFHPETDAAERVISRQGVLIEITEVTEQVLVEVRQRFLRLLETIDGVVWEAEIGVGNTFLSPQVERLFGYSVEEWRADPGFWRAHVHPDDLEEALRIDDAAYNATHSHAYEMSYRLIAKSGKVVWVRDLCRAVVEPGRPNRMIGLMIDVTQQKNTEIDLVRSENRYSLATRGSNDGIWYWDLRTDTLHVSGRFLQIVGLGSRDHVYEGGWRFLEQLIDREDRARVQEAYSRHLSGNSTKFSVDFRAFHGAGRLVWVNWRGLAEFEDGVAVRMAGSLSDLAERGSSYDALTNLPGRPLFRDRLAQLITLHQGEGANADGVPTRGGATMFAVLLLDLNGFKAVNDCYGHHVGDQLLQQVARRLESCVRSVDLVARMSGDEFNVLLESIDPAEASQRAQQIAAALAAPYVIGEHTVISGASIGLVSSASRLATVDDYLRAADTAMYRAKSQSLGVCVFQ from the coding sequence ATGCCCACCACTCCCACGCCGTCCGCAAACCTGTTGCAACTGCTCCCTGAGGCAGTGGTGCAGACCGATGCGCTGTGGGAGATCACCTATCTGAACCCTGCGTGGCACAAGCTCACCGGCCATTCGGTGGAAGCCGCTCTGGGCAAGTCTTTGCTGGAGTTCGTGCATCCCGACGACATCGGCACCATGCGTTCGGGCATGCCGGTGTTCCGCCTGCGCTTTGCCGACGGGGACTACCGCTGGGTGCGTCTGCAGTTCCACCCGGAGACGGATGCGGCAGAGCGGGTGATCAGCCGCCAGGGTGTCCTGATCGAGATCACCGAGGTCACCGAGCAGGTGCTGGTGGAGGTGCGCCAGCGCTTTCTGCGCTTGCTGGAAACCATTGACGGTGTGGTGTGGGAGGCTGAAATCGGCGTGGGCAACACCTTTCTGAGCCCGCAGGTCGAACGCTTGTTCGGCTACTCCGTCGAGGAGTGGCGGGCCGACCCGGGCTTCTGGCGGGCGCATGTGCATCCCGATGATCTGGAGGAGGCCCTGCGCATCGACGATGCGGCCTACAACGCCACGCACAGCCATGCCTACGAGATGAGCTACCGGCTCATTGCCAAGTCGGGCAAGGTCGTATGGGTGCGTGACCTGTGCCGCGCGGTGGTCGAGCCGGGCCGGCCAAACCGCATGATCGGCCTGATGATCGACGTCACCCAGCAGAAGAACACCGAAATCGATTTGGTGCGCTCCGAAAACCGCTATTCGCTGGCGACGCGCGGCTCCAATGACGGCATCTGGTATTGGGACTTGCGCACGGACACCCTGCACGTGTCGGGGCGCTTTCTCCAGATCGTCGGGCTGGGGAGCCGCGATCATGTGTACGAGGGCGGCTGGCGCTTTCTGGAGCAACTCATCGACCGCGAGGATCGCGCTCGTGTGCAGGAGGCCTACAGCAGGCACCTGTCCGGAAACAGCACGAAATTTTCGGTGGACTTCCGCGCGTTCCACGGAGCGGGGCGGCTGGTATGGGTCAATTGGCGCGGGCTTGCCGAATTCGAAGACGGCGTTGCGGTGCGCATGGCGGGCTCGTTGAGCGATCTGGCCGAGCGTGGCAGCTCCTACGATGCGCTGACCAACTTGCCTGGTCGGCCGTTGTTCCGCGACCGCCTTGCACAACTGATCACGCTGCACCAGGGCGAGGGGGCGAACGCGGATGGAGTGCCCACGCGGGGTGGGGCCACGATGTTCGCCGTGCTCCTGCTGGACCTCAACGGGTTCAAGGCCGTCAACGATTGCTACGGACACCATGTAGGCGACCAGCTCTTGCAGCAGGTGGCGCGGAGGCTCGAATCCTGCGTGCGGTCGGTGGATCTGGTCGCCCGCATGAGCGGCGATGAGTTCAATGTGCTGTTGGAGTCCATTGACCCCGCCGAAGCCAGCCAGCGCGCCCAGCAGATTGCCGCCGCGCTTGCAGCGCCCTATGTGATTGGCGAACACACCGTGATCAGTGGCGCGAGTATCGGGTTGGTCAGCAGCGCGTCCAGGCTGGCGACGGTGGACGACTACCTGCGCGCGGCAGACACTGCCATGTACCGGGCCAAAAGTCAGTCACTGGGCGTGTGCGTTTTTCAGTAA
- a CDS encoding DUF2845 domain-containing protein — translation MATALAMCTVLPAQASQSLRCNGSLVGKGDSPVTLLQKCGDPIYRQGVCVSMLQLGWVVTPYRPGSPAAVLANQCVPMEEWTYDRGPGTFLGVVRIYNGAIESVRDGDRSR, via the coding sequence GTGGCAACCGCACTGGCCATGTGCACGGTGCTGCCGGCCCAGGCATCGCAGTCCCTGCGCTGCAATGGATCACTGGTGGGCAAAGGCGACTCTCCCGTGACGCTGCTGCAGAAATGTGGTGACCCCATCTACCGCCAGGGCGTGTGCGTTTCCATGCTGCAGCTGGGCTGGGTGGTGACCCCCTATCGCCCCGGCAGCCCCGCAGCGGTGCTGGCCAACCAGTGTGTGCCCATGGAAGAGTGGACGTACGACCGGGGGCCTGGCACCTTTCTGGGGGTGGTTCGCATCTACAACGGCGCCATCGAATCTGTGCGCGACGGCGACCGCAGCCGGTAG